The DNA window ACCGTCTTTGCAGGTGACCCAACGCGCCGTTTGCACTTGTACAGGCTCGTATAATGCATCTACGTTGTATTCTGACTTCAGACGCGCAACAACGACGTCAAACTGCAGCACACCAACTGCTCCAACGATCAAATCGTTGTTAATCAGAGGCCTAAACACCTGTACTGCACCTTCTTCCGAAAGTTGCACCAGGCCTTTTAATAATTGCTTTTGCTTAAGTGGATCACGTAAGCGAATGCGGCGGAACAATTCAGGTGCGAAGTTAGGAATACCCGTGAACTTCAACGTTTCACCTTGCGTAAACGTATCACCAATTTGAATCGTGCCGTGGTTATGTAAACCAATGATATCACCAGCAAATGCCTCTTCAGCACGCTCACGATCACCCGCCATGAACGTTACCGCATCTGAAATATTCACTGTTTTACCAATACGCACATGGTTCATTTTCATACCTTGCGTGTATTTACCAGAAACAATTCGCATAAACGCTACACGGTCGCGGTGTTTCGGGTCCATGTTTGCCTGGATTTTGAAAACGAAACCAGAGAACTTTTCTTCTGTCGCCTCTACAGCGCGGTCTTCTGATTTTCGTGGTTGTGGTGAAGGAGCCCAATCGGTTAAGCCGTCTAGCATGTGATCAACACCAAAGTTACCTAGTGCGGTACCGAAGAATACTGGCGTTAACTTACCTTCTAAAAACAATTCTTTGTCAAACTCATGCGACGCACCAACTACAAGCTCAAGTTCTTCACGTAGTTGTTCTGCCAAATCACTGCCAACCGCGCTATCCAATTCAGGGTTATCAATCCCTTTGATAATGCGTTTTTCTTGAATGGTATGGCCCTGACCCGTTTGATACAAAATCGTCTCATCGCGGTGAATATGATAAACACCTTTAAACTCTTTACCACAACCAATCGGCCAACTCACTGGCGCACACATGATATTCAACTCGGTTTCTACTTCATCAAGTAGCTCCATTGGATCCCGAATATCACGGTCAAGTTTGTTCATAAAGGTGACGATTGGCGTATCTCGTAAACGTGTAACTTCCATCAATTTACGGGTACGATCTTCAACACCTTTGGCCGCATCTATGACCATTAAACAAGAGTCAACCGCAGTCAGCGTGCGATACGTGTCTTCAGAGAAGTCTTCGTGTCCAGGCGTATCAAGAAGATTCACCAACGCTTCATTATAAGGGAACTGCATCACCGACGTTGTTACGGAGATACCACGTTCTTTTTCCATTTCCATCCAGTCAGATTTAGCATGTTGGTTTGAACCACGGCCTTTTACTGTACCGGCTTTTTGTAACGCCTTTCCGAATAATAATACTTTTTCAGTAATCGTTGTTTTACCCGCATCCGGGTGCGAGATAATAGCAAACGTTCGTCTACGCGAAACTTCTTGCTGGAATGGTGAATTTGACATTAATTAATCTTCTTAACTATCGAGGACTCGAATGGCACTGACAAATTACAGTTCCCAGAAAACACCGTTTTCCATCGAGTCAAAAAGTTGAATGTGAATTGCGTTATTTTCGCCGATCTTGGCATATTTCTCAATCAACGGATTCACGGATAAGGATAAAAAACAATATATTTATGCATTTCGTGGTTTGACTTGTCCCTTGCCCGTTATCCGCTTATTATTTAGCAATAATGTTTTTGACATCGGACCGTCATTACCTCCATGAAAACCAGCAAGCTAAGCCTTAGACTTTTATGGTATATCACTCCTTTGGTGATCTTGCCTTTGCTGTTTCTTGGCGGGTTTACGCTGTCCAACGTGACGAATTCCACACAGCAGCAGGCGGAGCTGGTCGTCGGTCGGTTTGTTGAGCAACAACAACAAAAAATTCTCAACTACATCAACATCTACCAATCCACAACAAAGTTACTCAGTAGTTCACCCGTCTTGAACGACTTTATGGCATTGAGTGGTGCGGAGTCTGATGTCTATACCTCTAGACTCAGCGCACTTTTGGATGTCTTCGCAAGCTACAGTGAAGCCTATCCCGATATTGTTAGTATTGATTTACTCAGCCCTAACGGTGAGAGCATCGCCTATTATTCAAGTGAGTTGAGTGAGCTACCCAGCGAGTACCCTTTCTTCCAGCGCCTACAAAACAGCAATGTTCGCCAACAATATTTTATATCTCCCGCAGGAGAGCAAACCGCTAAATTGTATTTTGTACAACAGATTTACGGAATTGATTATCAACTCAAACGACCTCAACGTCAGGGATACGTGGTGTTGAAGGTCGATCCCAGTTTAATTTCCACGAGCATTCTTGAAGCGCCATTTGACCACACGTTAAACCTCATTTTTAACCAAGAAGGTCTGATTTTATTTAGCTCTGACGCTAACTTACGTGGTCTCTACTTGCAACATGATGAAATGGCAAGAATGCAAAAACAGTCAGAGCAAACGAAACTCGCCGCGGCGATGTTCCCAAGCATCGATGAAATGGAACGAATGATCTATTCCATTCAACTGGCCAACGGTTATTACTACATTTCAACTATTCCTAAATCTTTGCTCTACGAATCAGGCCGCATTATTAGTTTAATTACTGCGCTCATTATCATTTTCTCCGTTTTTGCTCTGCCATTCTTAATTTTTGTCGTTGTCCGTGGCCTGCTCCTATCGCCCATTGAATTACTAGGTGAGGCTAGTCATAAAGTCGGGGATGGTGATTTAGAAGTCTATTTGCCTGCGCACAATAAAGATGAAATTGGTATTTTGTTCACTGACTTTAACCACATGGTAGGGCAAATTCGGGATACTCAACTAGAGCTAAAAGGATTCAAAGAGCACCTTGAAGAAAAAGTCGAGACCCGCACTCGCGCGCTTGAGGAAATGAATCAGCAGCTTGCCCTTGCCATCACGCAAGCAGAACAAGCAAACCAATTAAAAAGCCGCTTCTTAGCAAACATGAGTCACGAGATACGTACCCCATTAACCGCCATTATGGGATTTACCGAGCAGCTTATTCAAAATCCGAGCTCGGCAAGCAATGAACAATATCTAGGAACAATTCTCAGAAATTCCAAACACTTGCTTGAATTAATCAATAACATTCTCGATTTATCAAAAATTGAAGCCGAAAAATTAGCGGTCGAAAAAACCAAGATGAACGCCGTCGCTTTAGTACGAGATATTGAGGCTATCGTCGCGCCAATGGCGAGTGAGAAACTGCTTACGTTTGAAATATTTTACGACCTACCTATTCCAAAATACTTATACAGTGACGTAACGCGTTTAAAACAGATCTTACTAAATATCACGAGTAATGCCGTTAAGTTTACTGAGATTGGTGGTATTACCTTTACGGTTAAATTTAACGAGATTACTGCGTGTTTTGAGTTCATCGTTAAAGACACAGGGATTGGTATGTCTAGTGCTGAAATCGAACGCGTATTCAAGCCCTTCGAGCAAGCAGACAGCACAACTACACGGCGCTTTGGCGGCACCGGTCTCGGCCTGTGTATCTCTAAAAACCTCGCACAATTGCTTGGTGGAGACGTATCGGTTTACAGCAAGCAAGGTGCAGGCAGCGAGTTTGTCGTCACCGTTGCAGGAAATTATGAAAACAAACCGTATGAATTACTCGCAAAAATTGAAGAAGAACAAGCACCGCTTGATGTTAACACTGAGCTTAGTGCGATGCAGCTTGATGCGAAGATTCTGCTTGCCGAAGACAATCCAGATAACCAAATGCTGGTGAAGCTTTTACTTGAAGCCTGGGGGCTGACCCCTGATATCGTAAACAATGGTGCCGAAGCCGTTGAAGCGGCATTGGTGAATGATTACCACTTAATCCTGATGGATATGCAAATGCCTGTAATGGGCGGCCTTGAGGCAACGCAGATGCTGCGCCATGCCGCGTATGATGGCCCAATCGTCGCCTTAACCGCGAATGTAATGAAGCAGGATATTGATACGTATCTCGCTGCGGGCTGTGATGCCACGCTCGCCAAACCAATAGACAAACGTTTGCTTGGTGAAGTGCTGGTAGAGTATCTGCAATTACAAGAAAACAACGAGAGCCGGTGGGATGCACTACTTCAAAGCGAGAAATTCAAACAGATCAGTGAGAATTATCGCAGCAAATTGCCCGAACAACTCGAGCTGTTGAATCAGTACTATCTTGAGCATGAGTGGGAATCTTTGCGCGCGCTCGCCCACAGTTTAAAAGGAAGTTCAGGGTGTTTTGGGTTTATGAACATTCATGAAGCTGCGGGACAACTCGAGCAATCGCTTAAAGAACGTAATGCGGAGAGATGGCATTACAACCATTTATTGCTTATTGAAGCGATAAAATACACGTTAAGTATGCCTGCAGAAAAGCTTAATTAACCTTTATCAATCAACGATTCTAATAACACTTATCTGTTCTAAACTTTGTTTTGTACATAGACAGGTCAATAAGGACGTTAAAGTAAGTTCAACTCCTTAAGTACGCGTTAGAGTCCAAACTCACCGAAAAACGACATCCCCATCAAAATTGCGTCTTCATTTCCATGTGCGGTCGGGTAATAGTTTTTACGGATCCCCATTTCGATAAAACCTGCTTGTTCATAAAGATGAATCGCATTTATATTCGACGCACGCACCTCTAAAAACACATTTTCAGCGTCACGTGCTGTACACGTGTCAATAAAATGAGTAAGGAGTTGTTTCGCAATACCACGACGCTGCCAAGTTGGGTGAACACATATATCCATGAGCGTATAGTCTGGCCCTGCTTGTTCTCCGACATAAAACGCAATTAACGTTTCGCCATCAAACACCGCTAAGTTGAAATAGCGACCACCAATACAAGACTTCATGGTATTTTGAGACCATGGGAATGAATGACACGCGAGTTCCACGTTCATTAGTGCATCTAAATAGGATTCATCAACCGACTTAAATTCATACATAAGCTTGTACTTGTTTCCAAAGGTGTTTTTTTTGTTCCGCGGTTAACACTTGGGCTGGCAATATGAGCTTATTTTCACTCACATGAATATCGTCACCAAGTTCAAGATCAAACGTCAACGCTTGACCGAAAACGAGCGTTAAATCGATAAACCATTGAAACTGTCTAAGCTGCTCAAGTGGTCCTACAGAAATGGACGGAACTGTCTGTAATTGTGTTTCTGTAACATACTTTCCTCTTGGTTGAAGCAATTCAAGGCCAAAAAGACTGTGCAGTGTTGAAGACATAGGTTTATTCAATCAGAAAATGACTAGGCGCTTACTATAAGGGGAAATATCTTGAAAATAAAGGAAGTGGCAGGGGCGGCAGGACTCGAACCCGCAACCATCGGTTTTGGAGACCGCTGTTCTACCAATTGGAACTACGCCCCTGCAATGTCGACGCATTATAATGAGCAAATCCAAAAGGTAAAGAAAAAAATCACGATTTAAATTCAACTGCTTCTTAAATAAACAATATAATGGGTTTTATGACCATTCCGAAACTTTCCTTCGCTTAGTCTCTTTAATAAATC is part of the Pseudoalteromonas xiamenensis genome and encodes:
- the prfC gene encoding peptide chain release factor 3 — translated: MSNSPFQQEVSRRRTFAIISHPDAGKTTITEKVLLFGKALQKAGTVKGRGSNQHAKSDWMEMEKERGISVTTSVMQFPYNEALVNLLDTPGHEDFSEDTYRTLTAVDSCLMVIDAAKGVEDRTRKLMEVTRLRDTPIVTFMNKLDRDIRDPMELLDEVETELNIMCAPVSWPIGCGKEFKGVYHIHRDETILYQTGQGHTIQEKRIIKGIDNPELDSAVGSDLAEQLREELELVVGASHEFDKELFLEGKLTPVFFGTALGNFGVDHMLDGLTDWAPSPQPRKSEDRAVEATEEKFSGFVFKIQANMDPKHRDRVAFMRIVSGKYTQGMKMNHVRIGKTVNISDAVTFMAGDRERAEEAFAGDIIGLHNHGTIQIGDTFTQGETLKFTGIPNFAPELFRRIRLRDPLKQKQLLKGLVQLSEEGAVQVFRPLINNDLIVGAVGVLQFDVVVARLKSEYNVDALYEPVQVQTARWVTCKDGKKFEEFKRKCELNLALDGGDNLTYIAPSRVNLNLTMERYPDVEFHQTREH
- a CDS encoding HAMP domain-containing hybrid sensor histidine kinase/response regulator; this translates as MKTSKLSLRLLWYITPLVILPLLFLGGFTLSNVTNSTQQQAELVVGRFVEQQQQKILNYINIYQSTTKLLSSSPVLNDFMALSGAESDVYTSRLSALLDVFASYSEAYPDIVSIDLLSPNGESIAYYSSELSELPSEYPFFQRLQNSNVRQQYFISPAGEQTAKLYFVQQIYGIDYQLKRPQRQGYVVLKVDPSLISTSILEAPFDHTLNLIFNQEGLILFSSDANLRGLYLQHDEMARMQKQSEQTKLAAAMFPSIDEMERMIYSIQLANGYYYISTIPKSLLYESGRIISLITALIIIFSVFALPFLIFVVVRGLLLSPIELLGEASHKVGDGDLEVYLPAHNKDEIGILFTDFNHMVGQIRDTQLELKGFKEHLEEKVETRTRALEEMNQQLALAITQAEQANQLKSRFLANMSHEIRTPLTAIMGFTEQLIQNPSSASNEQYLGTILRNSKHLLELINNILDLSKIEAEKLAVEKTKMNAVALVRDIEAIVAPMASEKLLTFEIFYDLPIPKYLYSDVTRLKQILLNITSNAVKFTEIGGITFTVKFNEITACFEFIVKDTGIGMSSAEIERVFKPFEQADSTTTRRFGGTGLGLCISKNLAQLLGGDVSVYSKQGAGSEFVVTVAGNYENKPYELLAKIEEEQAPLDVNTELSAMQLDAKILLAEDNPDNQMLVKLLLEAWGLTPDIVNNGAEAVEAALVNDYHLILMDMQMPVMGGLEATQMLRHAAYDGPIVALTANVMKQDIDTYLAAGCDATLAKPIDKRLLGEVLVEYLQLQENNESRWDALLQSEKFKQISENYRSKLPEQLELLNQYYLEHEWESLRALAHSLKGSSGCFGFMNIHEAAGQLEQSLKERNAERWHYNHLLLIEAIKYTLSMPAEKLN
- the rimI gene encoding ribosomal protein S18-alanine N-acetyltransferase, whose amino-acid sequence is MYEFKSVDESYLDALMNVELACHSFPWSQNTMKSCIGGRYFNLAVFDGETLIAFYVGEQAGPDYTLMDICVHPTWQRRGIAKQLLTHFIDTCTARDAENVFLEVRASNINAIHLYEQAGFIEMGIRKNYYPTAHGNEDAILMGMSFFGEFGL